The stretch of DNA CTCCTCCATCTCTCACTCCAATGCAATGTGTTTTCCTCGTCCGGCCAGAGCTCATGAAAAACGCCTGCGACCAGTGGCGTGAGCTTCTCGTCGGTGACTCTCAAAGCTCTGGTTCTTTTAACGCTGACTTGACCAGATCGATCATCCTTCTCGTCTTTCTCACAGAGCCATTGTCCGGCCAGTACAGCACACGCTCGTCCGAGACCTCCATAAGTCTGATTGCGTTGCGATCGTATCTCTAAACGTCTAAGGCGTAAGTGCGCAGTGGGAATGGGATTTGACGACGCAACGGTCTCAAAAATGGCCTTTGCAAGCGAAGCATCGATGGCGTGGTTGATCAGCGTGTGCTTTATCGACTCGTTTAGTGGGTTTCCCTCGTCATCGTTGTCCGACGTGTTCGCGTCACGGCAATCGAGGATGAGATACAGATCTCGTAGGCGTGCAATCCGGCCTATGGAACGATATGTTCTGACTTCTGCTGCATCTCCACAAGTCCGAGGAATTCGCATGCAAAATTTCTGAAGTTTCGGACAGAGTCTTGCTACAATCTCCGCAATACCTGCTGCATTCATGCTGTCTGAAAGTGGGTGGATTATTGCAAGCTCTCGCAGAGTCCGGCCGTGTCTGTTCAAGACATCCACTAGTTGCACGTTGTCGAAGTTCGAGACGAGCTTCAATTCATTGAGTCTTCCGACCTTTTGGAAGAGCGCCGGTATTGCGATTGATGCAGGGTGCACCGTGTGTCTCGACACTAGCTCCAGAGAGCATGTATTAACGAGCCAGGTAGCCGTTTCGGCGTCAATGTGCTGGTGGAGTTTCAGCTCTTCCAGATTCTCAAATGCGGTAACTTCACTCCATCCCTGTAGAGCTTCGAGTGTAGCTGAGTCCGGACCTGCGAGCTCGAGCGATCTCAGCTTGCCTTTGCAACCCGGTGGCAAGACACTCAGCTCATTCCCTTTCCAAGTCTGTCTGGTTTGACGTCTCGAGCTTATTAACTGCATTGAACTTCCAGGTTTCTCGCGCAGCATGCTCACTTTCCGCAGACCAGGCGCCGCACCGCGAACCATATCGAACAACGCATCGAGATGGTAATCGAAGAACCCACTGTCGTCATATTCGTCGAATCTTCCTAACTTTACACTGTACAGCTGTTGATGCGTGGCCAACTTCCTCTCGTACGGGTCTACTTCAATCTCCTGATGAGGAAACCGTAACAGGCTGCGAAGACAAAATGTCTCCAGATGGATCCGACAAGCCGGAACCTTTTGCTCAAGGCACTGCAGGATGTTAGGATGGAGCTGTGGAGCGCCGGCATATACGAAGTCTTTGAGTCCAGGAAGATAACTTATCAAACCTGTAAGTGCCTGCCATCCGGCTGCCTCGTCCACGATCCGATCTGGATGATCGCTTGGGAGATACTGCCAGTTCTCGTTGAGTCTATCGCCGCATTCAACAAACTTTCCGATTGGTTCGTGGGTATCTTCGTCAAGTATGCGTATCGTTCTGACGTATTGAAGGCTTTTGGCGAGTCGTAGTCTTTTCGCCCATATTGAAGCTTGGTGTCCTAGTTCGCTCGTGTCGTAGAATGTGATACTGATAGTAGCGAACAAGACAGACCGTGCAGGATCAACGCATGACTTGCAAACTAATGCGAAGGCACGACAATCAGGAATGTGCAGACATATGGAGCGGAGGATGGCCTGTGGCAAGTGTTCAAGATAACCCATGGCTGTTGTTGGTCGAGTTCCGGAGTTGTGTCTGCAGCGTGCCAGAACCGAAACAGTACATAAGGATCGAGGTCCGGACGTAGGATGTCTATCTCACGACATCAGCGCTGGGAAACGACTGTTATATAGCTAAGGAAATACAAGCTCCATCTAGCGCAACTAGCAACATGCAGTGGCGCTAACGATGGCGGGATCAAGCCGTGTCAAACCAGGCAGCCACTTCGCTCTGCTTGGCCGACACAGCCTATGAGAAAGTCGAAGACGGTCTTGAACATATGCTGTAGCGTAAGCTATGCAGTGAATGAAGTTTTACCCAACGTtgctctactatagtttGAGCTGGCTTTTGGATGTGAGGAATGATCTCGGCACACCGATATATCGCGCTCGGAGGAACTCCACGAATCCCTAGAGAAGTCAATCAATGCAAGAAGTGAGGCAAATGAGGGAAGCTCACCTTTCCCAGCGCGTCTGGACTACTTGTACTACTGACTCCGGTGCCCAGCAGTCCATGAACCACAAAATGAATTGCTTGAATGTTAGGGAACTCGCATCTCTCGATACGTAGCCGCGGATCGTAGTCATTGGCCATCAGTGCTAGATTTGATGTCAACAATACCCTCTTTCTGTGCATCATATCACGTACCTATAAGCCGATCAATCGTCATAAAGCTCCGTAACCATTGCCATGTCTGCTCCGTCTGCTGGCTGCTTGGCACAAATAAGCCTACGTTGACGTTAGCTCCCTTGTCACCACTCCTGCCATATAGAATGCTGCGTAATGGAGCTTTTATTGTTGGTCCAAAACTTTCAAGTGCCGTATAATGCTCGTCACTCAGTGGAGGGACAGCACCCGGTGTAGGATAATGTTCCGGAACGTTCTGTAGCGAGTGGCGAGGCAGGACACTTTGCTCCGCCCCGCTCGACTGCAGAAAATGGCAGGTTTCTCGAATCTGCTCACGTTTGATGAGACCAGTATACAATGTGACGATCGGCTTTGGATCTGCAGTGCGATAGTCGAGATTAGGTGTTAGGGCCGGAAAGCCTTGGAGTTGATTGCTTAAGAGAGGACCCAGGAATCGTCCTCGAGACAAGACTTGTGGATTGTCAGCCTGCGCAAACACACTGCAAGTGAATCAGCTCGCGATCTTTGAGTCTCTTTGGCATGCATTATCCGGCATACCGTAATGTTGCGGTAGCTTCATTCAATGACTTCGGATCGGCGGAAGGCATGCCAACAAGTTGAAACTCCAGTTTCTTGAACTTGGATGCGTTGATCATTTTCAGAGACATTCTTTTAAAGCTTTCCATTTTCTCTCTTGCATCAAGTCCTGTCACGTAAACGGAGAACTCAGCTTGGTAGCCTGCTTCTGCAGTAATTGCGACCTTGAGAGTTGCTGGCGGTGGCAACCCTAAACGGCACAGTTAGCTAAAGGATTGAATGAGAGTACCATTCGAGAAGCACCTTTCACGCCGCTCACTTCAACCTTGTTGCTCTCCACCTGGGCCATAGTGATCCAGGTGAGATCAGCGACGACATCAGGATTCAGATACCGATCGCCTTGCAACTCATATACGAACTGGGTTCGCACCGTGTCAACGGTGATCCTGCAAAAACAATCAGGTATTGGCAAAATCTCATAGGTATGACTTCACCATACATGCCATGCTGATCTGGCTGTTTTTGGATGACGGCAGTGCCGTCCGACCTGACTTCGGCGATGGGAAATGAGAGGTTGAAATGGTTGTCACCCATATCTTGGAAGCCAGCAAAACTTCCGCCGCACTACAGCTCGTCAATAAGATGGCTTGTTTTAGGGTAGGGCCTGGGAAATGTTCTCGACTCACCACATAGCAACCACACTCGATCAAGTGTCCCGCGACCAATGACCCTGCCAATGAATCCAAATCATGAGCTGTCCACTTGTGCCACCAGGCACACAGACCAATCACCTAATGAGTCCACGCAGTCAGTCTCGCTCCAGTTCAAGCGCGAGGTGTCGCATACTGGGCTTGCATCGGTACATCGACCAGCTATGACGATATCCGCGCCTTCTTCCAAAGCCGTCTGGATACCAGCGGCACCAATGTACGCATTCGCTGAGAGGATACGGCCATATGATCTTCGGAACGAATCGTAGGTACCGCTCATTGGAGTCAAGGGCTGAAATGATAGCTCATCGACTCGGTCCAGAATGTTGTCACCAGATATGTAAGCGATGCGGCGGTGGACACCGTTTTTCGTCAAAAGTCCATCGACTTCCGCGGCGAGCTGCTTTGGGTCTCCTCCACCAGCGTTCACAACGATCTTGAGCTTGCGCGGGTAGGTCTTGTAAAGGTCCATGGCCATCCGCAAGGAATGCAGGAAGCCGGGCTCATATCGTCCTTTGCCATTGCTTTGCCGTTCGAGGGCGCGTGTACCAATGTTGTACTATGCATGGAGTCAATATTGAGAAGGTAAGCGATCGCTGCGCTACTCTCGGCCCACCTCTGAGAGCCAGTCACCCGTGATAGCATCAACTTTTGTAGGACCACTGAGCATGGATTTAAGCCCTGCAACTTCTATCAGTTTTGGAGCGATATTGTTGTCTGCGTGGGCAGACTGCCATCAAGTCGATCCCCAGTAGAGCCGGACACGTTGGCGATCAGAATCGGTCGCATTTCGATTGTACATTTGAGGTCATGAAAAGGGTTTGTCCTTCATATTCGCACATGTTTTGAATGTTGTTCATGAGTTCGCGGCTCCCTCGGCCCGAGATTCGCTCATGCATTTGGTGGGCAAGCAGGCTACTCGCGGACAGCAGGACGGGGACTCAGAGGAGATATGCGCGTTCTGTGATCTCTCATCGTGACCTAGACTCAACGTTTGCCTGTCTTCTGTAGACAGAGTGCCTCGGCTACGCTGCACAAGGCAGAGATACGAGCATCGGAAAGAGCACTGGAGATACTCGGCCAGATTACGCATCTTTGCTTTCCGGTGGTCGGCAGATTCCTTCACGGCGCCAAAGAAGCGAGCAGTGCTGAACAGATGGCATTCGACATCAGATGTCTCACCGTGTCAATGCATGCGACAAGTTGGATTTCAATCTCGACACCCGACGGGAGCAGACGCTGACGATGACTAAGCAGGGAATTGCATCGGATGGTCGAATTTGACGGACTCATTAGTGGACCATCTCATTTGTGCCATGCACATGTGTCGATATCCACGCGACGATACGCTCATCTGTCTTCCTGCGCAGCTCTGGCTCGATGAACTTGGAGCCCATTGCCCAAATGTGAGTCTGGCCCCATTCAACATGAAGCTCATGAGGTACGCCAGCTTCTCGACAGCGTCTCGCCCAATCCTTCGAATCTGGAAGCGCGAATTCTGCCGCTCCGACAAAGATCAATTGTGGGGTTAGGCCTCGAAGCTGGTCCAGAGGTCGATAAAGCGCGTTCGCATCACCATCGGTCCCAGCATATTTGCCCAGAAAAGCCTTGGTCAGCATAGGAACTGCCTCATTTGCCATGATGAAGTAATCACTCATGACCGCTTGATTGCCGCCTTCGTAGGCACTCAAGGACATGTCAATCCAGGGCGAAATCAGAATTGAGGCCGCTGGTTGAGGCATGTTTTCCGATGATGCATGCAACGCCGAATTGATGCAGATGCCACCTGCTCCAATGTCAGCATTGATTCTGAACATATCTTCTAAGTTGCGAGCTACCTCCAGCCGAATCTCCCATGAACACGATATTGTCCGACAGCACTCCAAGATCGAGCAAGTATCGATATGCGTTGAGAAAGGCACTCCGCTGCGCTGGGTGTGCAGCCTCGCCGCTGAGAGCTAAACAATATCAACAACGTGACTAAAGCTCAGGCGGTCGACTCACGATATTCTACACTCAAGAAGACGATTTCGAGACCTTTAGACTTTGCACAGGCTACCCATCTTTTCATGTACGGAACGTACATCCTCGCCTCGCCACGCGCATAGCCGCCACCGTGTGCGAACAATATGACAGTAACGTTTGCCTTGTCTGTGGCCTTGGATAGGACAGAACGATCCTGTCCTGGAATGAGATATCCGGACCATCCTTTACCGGTGATTGGTCGAGCGTCTTCTTCTGGGTAGTCGGCTGGCAAGCGATGGGTGAATGTGGGAAAGTACAACGCTGTAGAGCTAGAATATGCTTTCTGCACTTCGATACGGAAGCTTTGATATCGTGGATGCGTTGGAAGCAGAGCCCGATGTAGAATGATGAGCACGAGTTGTGTTATGAAACAATAAAGAAATCTTGCGAATTGGTACGGATGCTCCCGAATTGAGCGGATCGCGGATGGAGGCATTGCCAGGCGCAAGAAAGAAGTGTTGATTGATCTCAGTAGCAGATTACTAGCCAATTTCCATGAGATGCGTGGCCGACCAGCCAATTGTCAGCATATGGAGGAGATGCCGAGCGTCGGCCCGAGAGGATTAGAGTGGATGGGTCAAGAAGACTACATGTCGTAGAGACCTGGTAGGTGCTCTAGGATCTCACTCATAAATTGTTTGCACGTTGAGAATACCCAGGATCGTGAGTAGCAAGGCCATTGTTGATTCCAGTCAGCATGTCTCAAAACAAGAAGCCCGTACGAATATACGAATCGCCCATGGGCACAAAGCGTCCATTGAAGGTGATATTCGTGGGCATGGGCGCGAGTGGCATCAACTTTGCTCGTCAACTTTCGAGAAGGACTACAAACATTGAACTTGTCATCTACGAAAAGAATGTGAGTTTCCTTTGAAGAACATCTAGCACCAACAGCAGAAAGATAATATTCATACGCAACAGGACCACGTCGGCGGAACATGGTTCGAGAACCGATACGAAGGCTGCGCTTGCGATATTCCGAGCGTATGTTACCAATTTACATGGTAAGTTCAGAGTCAATCACAAGAGACGACCGATTCCACTCACACGAGATCATCGATCGCTCAGGCATCGCAAGCCAGACTGGTCGAGATACTACTCCGGATCCGATGAGATCTGCCAATACCTTACCGACGTAGCCGACGAACACGGACTCATGAAATACGTCAAGATGAACCACGAAGTAACTAAAGCCGAGTGGATTCAGAGCTCTGGAAAATGGAAGTTCACAATCAAGGGCCCGGAGGGCGTCTTGGAAGACCACGCCGATTTCTACATTAACGGTGGTGGTGTCCTCAAGTTCGTGATCGAAGGAATCGAAGGTTTGTGTTCAGAGGCTGATGAGAAATGTTTAGTCGATGGCGTTGGCCGGAGATCAAAGGCCTGCATGATTTTAAAGGCAAGCTCATGCACACTGCTCGTTGGGATCGATCGTGTGACTTGACGGGAAAGCGTGTTCTCAATATCGGGATCGGGAGTTCCGGGGTACAAGTCATACCGAATATCCTAGAAAGGGTCGAGAAGCTCCACGTAGTGGCGGTGCGTTTCTGTTTAACTCAGGGACACCCGCCCAAGGCTAATGAGAGCAGCGTTCACCTGTCTGGATCACCAATGGCTTTGCTCAGACATGGGCTGCGAAGGACGGTGGCAACTTCTCTTGTACGATATCCCTTTCGATTGGTCACCATTGCACTCTAACGGCGCGCAGACTCAGAAGAGGCAAAGGAGCGGTTCAGACAAGATCCCACGTACTACCAAAAATACTGCAAAGCTATAGAGTCGGAACTCAATGTCAGGTGTGTATCGAGAATCGATCTCTTTGCTCCGGCGACTTAGTCATACTAACACCGGCATACCAGGTTCAAACTCATCATGAATGGCAGTCCCGAAGCCAAAGCGGCCAAAGAAGTGCGTTATACGCAGCGGCCTGTGAAGCGGTTGATCTAAAGGCTGACTATCTTCGAACAGTTCTCTGTCAATGAGATGAGCAGAAAATTGAAAGGCCGAGCGGACTTAATCGAGCAACTGATGCCCAAGGATTTCAATATTGGATGTCGAAGACCGACTCCTGGAAACGGTCGGTCGAGATCAGGATGATATTTGCGGTGTTGAGATCACTGATAATGCCTGACCAGGGTTTCTGGAAGCTCTGACTGAGGAGAAGACACAAGTCCACTTTGGTGAAATTGCAGAGATCACGCCCAATGGCTTTGTCAACGGAGATGGAAAGGCCTACGAAGACATCGATGTCGTGATCTGTGCTACCGGGTGAGTTCTGGTTCATGCTTGATGTGTTGCAATCATCTGGAGCTGACAACAGCTATCCGTCAGTTTCGATACCTCCTTCAAGCCTCCATTCGAAGTCACATTCGACGGCAAAGACTTCGCAGAGCAACTTACAGGCGACATGGTCGGCTATCTCGGACTAGGTTATCGTGCGTATCATCCCGAAGCGTTCCAGCGAAGCGCAGCTGACCATGACAGCCGACATTCCAAATtatttcgtcttcatcggcgCCTACGGTCCACTAGGTTCGTCCCGGTCACACAGCTGCGAACGATACGTGATTGTGAGCTGTACTGAAATTGTTGTATAGGTCATGGCTCGGTGCTGCCAATGGTTGAGCACTATACCGATTATGTAATCCAGGTCCTGGAGAAGGTGCAGACTGAGAACATCAAGCGTCTTCACGTGAAGCGATCGGCTGCCGAAGACTTCACGCGATACGCCGATGAGTTTCTGACTCGCACTGCCTGGACTGGGTATGTCGACTGGTTCGTAGCAGAGATGATGTACTAACAGTGTACTCCGTCCTCTAGGCCTTGTAGCTCATGGTTCCGCAACGGGAAGACTTCGAACAAGCCAGTCCTGTGGCCCGGGTCTCGCATCCATTGTAGGTCCAATGCCGCTCAACCACGAACTTTGAATTGACTGCTG from Cercospora beticola chromosome 1, complete sequence encodes:
- a CDS encoding uncharacterized protein (MEROPS:MER0034959), whose translation is MPPSAIRSIREHPYQFARFLYCFITQLVLIILHRALLPTHPRYQSFRIEVQKAYSSSTALYFPTFTHRLPADYPEEDARPITGKGWSGYLIPGQDRSVLSKATDKANVTVILFAHGGGYARGEARMYVPYMKRWVACAKSKGLEIVFLSVEYPLSGEAAHPAQRSAFLNAYRYLLDLGVLSDNIVFMGDSAGGGICINSALHASSENMPQPAASILISPWIDMSLSAYEGGNQAVMSDYFIMANEAVPMLTKAFLGKYAGTDGDANALYRPLDQLRGLTPQLIFVGAAEFALPDSKDWARRCREAGVPHELHVEWGQTHIWAMGSKFIEPELRRKTDERIVAWISTHVHGTNEMVH